The sequence TAGAGATGGTCTTCTACTTTGAGGCTAATTAGGAATCCTACTTCTACAAGAATTTGGTGATCtctaaattattatataaagCAAACTCTCCAACTTGAGAAGGGGTTCCTCCTAGTTCCTTCCATATCCTCCCGCTAGAACTCAACCCTACGATATCAAtgtcttattttatattttatatgagTGTTATAGTTGTAATTGGGATATGAGTTGTGAGGAACAAACACTTTGTATACCTTTATTCTTTGTTCATTCAATAGTGGAAATAACCGACATCCCATGGACGTAGCCCAAATATAAGTGAACCACATAAATATCTTGTATTGCTTAATTGGATGTTCTTGCTTAATTTCTAGCGGACCAAGTTGGTTTGAAAAGATTGTCGACCTCTATCTTGAAAAtgacattttcttttgaatcaATTTCAGggatcaaccaaaaaaaaacagactGCAACTGAGAATAAATAATAGAGGCATGCAAATCTTCTTGCAAGTGGCAGGACtagccaaaaataaaaaataaaaaaattgaaaggacAAAGGGCCCCCCTCAATCAAGAGGGGCAAACTAGAATAGACAAAACATGCCGAGATAAAGAGTAAAATAATGGGCTACCCGCTCTTCTACGATTGGAAGGTTCGTTGAATGATGGATGGTGAGAaacctcaaaatatggacaaaaCAAGTCGACCTAAAAAAAGAGCAAAAGTGAatgaaaaccccaaaatatggacaaaacaattccaaaaaaacaaaaacaaaaaaaacacttttGCTCCTTAGTTTGTTgaattttcacttttgttcttgttagTTCAGTTATGACAATTTGACTTACGTAATTTGATATCTTTGAATTGTTTGATATTCTTACAATTCAAAGACACGTGTAAATTCCTGTTTAATTCATGACAGAGTAAGTATGTGTCATTGACTTGCATAGATGTTTTGGACAGAATTAGAATGAATTTAATAGAATCactcttcatttttctgaccaaaaacagaaagcaaTACATGTCGTGTTTATTCGGGAATTGTGGAGGAAATGAAGATTTTCTGTCGTTTGCAAGAAGATGACCGATCGTAAGTGATTTTACAATGATTTTGTGAAAAcgatttattatttttatttttctccttatttatttgtagtttcgttttcaaaatattatcaAATCAGAAATGTACAACAGTACCACTGTACACCCAGCCAAAGAAATCGACATCTATATGAACTATCAGTCATCATTATTAGGTTGAGCAAATAAAATGgtcatttttatatattattcacATATATTTAATAGATCTAATTGAATATCTAAactttgtatatatttatgaacATTTCCCGTCAATTATTTTCGTCTAATTGTAATTGTGGATCACACAAAACTTAtctcttttattaatttttttaaaaaaaaattacacccgagaaagaaagaaaaagaaaaggagaaatgtTATACCTTTTGTCTTCCCTTTGTATGGAGAGCAGAGATGCACGTACGTAAGagtatttatatatagatacCTTTGTCTGCATATATCATATAAAGACCCTTTATTAGACAGGTTGTGTCTGGAGGCTTCGAGAAGTGCGTACGGCGTATCCCCACGAAATGGAGGGTAATAATTTGTTGAGAGTGAGAAAAGGTGCATGGACTAGAGAGGAAGATGAACTTCTCAGGCAATACATTCAACAGTACGGTGAAGGAAAATGGCATCAGGTTTCTCTCAAAGCaggtattattattattagttgaAAACACTGCTTGCTTGGTCTTTTCCTGTATGCACGACGTGACAAactgtaatttatttattcgATTGTAGGAGCGAGTCAGAGTAAGGAGGCAAGTAATTTTCTTAGCTAAATTTATATCTATACTTATAACTGGACTTgctcaaaaaagaaactaaggctcgtttgataaccattttaattttagtttttagtttttattttttgtgctagaatatataggaagaagagggagaatagaagtgagaatgagagtgaagatgagattgagagggaTCAGGAGAGTTGAGGATGAGATGGATGAgtaaacaaaagtgaaaacaaaaactaaaaactgaaatctttttgaaattgttttcacttttgtgaCGACTccttctcattctctctctcaatctcatcttgACTCCCATTCTCACTCTAATTTTTCTCTATTcactagcacaaaaaatgaaaactaaaattgaaatggttatcaaaatGGCCCTAAATTGTTCTTTGTGGAGAATGTAGGAAGATTTTATGTGTAagttttatgaattatatatgCAGGCTTGAACAGGTGCAGGAAAAGCTGTAGACTGAGGTGGTTGAACTACTTGAGCCCAAATATCAATAGAGGAGACTTTACAGAAGATGAAGTAGATCTCATGGTTAGGCTTCGAAAGCTTTTACGAAACAGGCAAGTACAATCTGAACTTCTCTTTCGTAGCAAACTTGCTAGGAATGAGGGACtttctgttctttttgttCGACTTGTTTGTGCTTTTTGCAGCTAAAACTAAGGACTTGGCCAAATTACATACACCAACCATGTAAATCTTGAATAGTAATATcaaattggaaaaaagaaTACCACATCCAGAAGGAAAAGAGTTCAAAAGTAATACGACAAATTATGTTATTTAttcaatattatatattatagtaGCATAGGGATTAGTATGTAGAATTTATTTCACTTGAGTAATCATTTCAATCTGACttagtatattatatattttgttctttaCATATATTCGTGCTTTTAGATTATAGAAGCATTTTCTGAAGAAGCACATATTATGTGTTTCTTCCGAAAATACTTGGatttcttatgaaaattttaaccTTCTTATAATAGAAGTGTTTATGAGTATAAGTGTTTTTTAGTGAAGCAGTCCCTAACGAGCCTTTAGacatataaacaaacaaaacagtgCAACGCCACATGATTTTGGATCTAAATACTTTGTGTCTCTACTACTATGTACACTTATACCAAAGTACTTTTGAGGCAATCTAATCCCTTTTTATCACTTTTTGTTCTCCATTAATTCACTTGTTCTAATAAGCTGTATTAAAAATGTCTACATAATATAATTTCTAAcaaatcctttttctttctgcatGCACATCATTTAGGTGGTCGCTGATTGCTGGAAGACTTCCTGGAAGAACATCAAACCATGTGAAAAACTACTGGAGTACCCGACTAAGGAAAAATAAGTCTTCTGGGGCCGAAAAAGATAAGACCCTAGAAACAACAAAGACAATAATATTAAGGCCTCAACCACGAACCTTCTCCAAAAAGCCAAATTGTTTGAGCAGCCCAGCTCCAACTTTACAGCATATTCAATTACAAGAGAATTTTAACTGGCCATTGCCATCATCACCGCCTACAGAAAATGGAATTGATGAGTGGAAAAGCCAGTTAGCTGATACGAACAGTGTTGAAAGAGCAATGTGTTCTGGTTTTCAGTTGGAGGAAGATTTCTTCACAAACTTTTGGGTTGAAAATATAGCCCAAAACACTGGAACTGGTGTAAATTCTGCTGACGAAGGCCTGCTGAGTAACAGTGACTTCTCTTTTCATCTTTggaatttttcaaaagaaaaatggagagagAACTAAGGTTCAGAGGGTCTATGTCTTCCCAGTAGAATTCTTTTGCATCGATCcctttttaaacatttatttctGTTGAATTCTTTTGCATTGTAATATTCTGTaataaaattttctattatggtagtcaaataaataatattctagtttatcaacaaaaataactaTTACACATATGCCTGAATTTATTACCATATAcgttttttatttatgcaaCTGctattggagaagaagagatttAAACACAAGACCTCAAGTGTATGGCTAACTGCTCTTAACCCAACTCAGTGCATgcatttattgaaaattgaataagTAGTTTCTTAGaggcttatttactgtagTGCCCCTGAAACTTCGGTCAAATATACTTTACCATCTCAAAGTTATAGTGGCTCACTTAACCCCCTTGACTATGATTTCGTGTTCCACTTTACTCGCACTGTTATCTCCATTAATAACTTGGTCAGTTTTGATGATGTGGCATGgctattttagtttttttttttttttttactataaGAGAACCTCAGTGATGTGGCCCCAGAAGATGGTCATGTGTATCATCATCTTGCGGCAGCTCGTGGGCGTGGACCCAGCACTGTTGTTAAAGGATGTTGCCAGGGGTGGCGAAGATGGGATGTTGTGATGTGAAGCAGCCATTTTGTTAGTTTATAGTAGAGTTTTGATTGGATGATTGTAATGGCTAGCCTAATATTTTCGACAATTTGTCTATATACATGTTGTATGGATATGGTTGATGGATGAACAATGGTAGAAGATTATGTAATAGATTAAAATGTGGGCATATGGCAGTCGGCGAAACGGACGTAAGGAAGGGTTTATGGACCCACGAAAGGGGGAATAGAATGAGAATTTCTCTCGTTTTGGACTTCtggtattttgttttgaatagAATGAGAATGTGTGGTCCAGATTACTTAAGATTTGATGCCATAACAAGCCAACTAACACTAAACAGAATACTCCCTCACTTATTGGCCAAGAGaacatgaaaaaaagaaatggaagctTTGGATTTAACAATTAGGTTACAGCTGAAATTGTAAGACTTCACACTTTTTTTGAACTAGTTCTTGGCATTCAGAATTAGTacagatttttcattttataactaaaattcaccatcaataaatatgcaatgacaatcagaaatcaaattcataaaaatttaaatgtttccatttgataaagttaaatGTTTTGTACAAAAATAAGCTCCTTGTGCCCCTATAAAGTCTCTTGCTGCCTCCAATAAGCAATCTGtgtttaatagaaaaaaaaaattggcaatcacaaattaaagagtAGTTGCACACAAATGTCATTAACAAATTAGATTATATTGCATTaaacacaaaagcaacaacaaaaacatacctgattatccaaaaatcattcacattgtatttgctgtcttatttgaagaattaaaattattacgAGAGCTTTTAccccagaagaaaaaaaaaaacacagctAGTACAATACTAATGTCTGAAAATTGATCTTCTTGAATTTTTAGAAgagaaatcatcaatcaaatgttcataatcaagtttttcaagaagttcactttcaattgaaatcaaagctaGTCCATTTAATCTTTCTTGCGACATAGTTGATCGCAAGTATgattttaacaattttaattttgaaaaacttctTTCTGCAGATGCAACAGTAACAGGAATAGTCAATAGGATTCTATATGCAATGAATGCATttggaaaacaatttaatcttttcaagaaatttaatattgcAATAGCTgtggtattttcttttggtaaaaGCTCCCGTAAAACTTTCAACTCAACAAATAAATCCTCCCCATCGACGTCAAAAAACTtgtcatttttcaaaatgCTTTCCAGATGACTACAACTATTCTTCAAATCGCAATCATCCAATGAATTTAACTTCTTTGAAgtaaacaaaaacccaaaaatattctCATACTCTTGATATTGTTGAAACCTTCTTCGTAAAGAACCAATAGCTTGATCCActaaatacaagaaataatCAATTCTAAACTTTTCTTCAGCTGATTTAGGAACTGATTGGGATGGCTCACAAGTATTCTCAtcaaaatgtttttttctACGAATTTTTCGCTTCTCAAGAAACACCGGGTCAATTCCCATGTCAGTAGCAATTTCTTTAGCAGTATACATAGCTTCTGTAAACCCATTTTCtctatacttttcaaaaaatgtAATCAACCCTTTCACTTTATCAATAGCAACATCAATAAGCATGTCTTCAGATTGTAAGTTTTTGCTAACTACATTGACAGCACCTAATATATCATACCAAATAACCATGCCCAATAAGAActcaaaatttccaagttcATATGTTGCCAAAGAATTAGCTTCACTTGTTATTTTGGAGTCACCGTCACTTTCTGCTAACTGAAGTAAAGCTTCTCTTAAATCTGCAGCTTGGAATCTTATTGCTCTTACACTTTCAATACGACTTTCCCAACATGTAACTGACAATGATTTCAGAGTTAAGTGTTTAACATTATCTTTCAATATCTTCCACCGCTTTGTAGAATTAGCAAACAATGTATAAATACGTTGTATGATTCCAAAAAAATCTTTTGCTTTTCCACAAGAGTTTGCAATATCGC comes from Prunus dulcis chromosome 6, ALMONDv2, whole genome shotgun sequence and encodes:
- the LOC117630378 gene encoding transcription factor MYB1-like, encoding MEGNNLLRVRKGAWTREEDELLRQYIQQYGEGKWHQVSLKAGLNRCRKSCRLRWLNYLSPNINRGDFTEDEVDLMVRLRKLLRNRWSLIAGRLPGRTSNHVKNYWSTRLRKNKSSGAEKDKTLETTKTIILRPQPRTFSKKPNCLSSPAPTLQHIQLQENFNWPLPSSPPTENGIDEWKSQLADTNSVERAMCSGFQLEEDFFTNFWVENIAQNTGTGVNSADEGLLSNSDFSFHLWNFSKEKWREN